One Candidatus Hinthialibacter antarcticus DNA window includes the following coding sequences:
- a CDS encoding DUF5610 domain-containing protein produces MILLIDPVSNQSIHRPASYRTEDLIKKPSKVEAGETVANKGQRETDQVSISFNLQGDLSLLQQSVDEVQSQVRNQLEEYFGIGGEETQALGIEFLPPEDASASALLDFFSPENTAERIVGFATSFFGNYAANHSDEDAEAQLEGFTNLISAAIKEGFGQAQGILGDLSGEEEVAQNINRTFSLVTGKIEEFRLENFNKLGLEPEPVQPTEDTEDAVEETEDVVDPLA; encoded by the coding sequence GTGATCCTCCTGATAGACCCAGTTTCCAATCAATCTATACATCGCCCGGCGTCCTATCGCACGGAAGATCTGATTAAAAAGCCTTCAAAGGTAGAAGCGGGTGAAACCGTCGCCAACAAAGGGCAACGGGAAACCGATCAGGTCTCGATCTCCTTTAACCTGCAGGGGGATCTGAGTTTGTTGCAACAATCCGTCGACGAAGTACAAAGCCAGGTGCGAAATCAACTGGAAGAATACTTCGGCATTGGCGGCGAAGAGACTCAGGCTTTGGGCATTGAATTTTTGCCGCCTGAAGACGCATCCGCCTCAGCTCTGCTCGACTTTTTCAGCCCGGAAAACACGGCGGAGCGTATCGTAGGCTTTGCGACCAGTTTCTTTGGCAACTACGCCGCCAACCATTCGGATGAAGACGCCGAAGCACAACTGGAAGGCTTCACCAACTTGATTTCCGCCGCCATCAAAGAAGGCTTCGGACAAGCGCAAGGCATTTTGGGCGACTTGAGCGGTGAAGAAGAAGTCGCGCAAAATATAAACCGCACCTTCAGCTTGGTGACGGGAAAAATTGAAGAGTTCCGGCTTGAAAATTTCAATAAACTTGGTTTAGAGCCTGAACCCGTCCAACCGACGGAAGACACAGAAGACGCAGTAGAAGAAACGGAAGACGTTGTTGATCCACTGGCATAA
- a CDS encoding iron-containing alcohol dehydrogenase: MNKDNLLNYQFFTPTRLIVGQGRFGELGDLASGLGKRAFVVGSASGKQQGLVERAVESLKANSVQTEVHIKPAGEPSVAMTDAAANIARKAKCDMVVSIGGGSVIDLGKAVAGLATNSGSVKDYLEGVGDGRTPGNDALPQVAVPTTAGTGAEVTRNAVISSKEEQFKKSFRSPTLYPKIAILDAELTVSLPPQATAYSGMDAITQLVESILTRRSNPITDALALFGLEKAIGAIRRVVKDGGDLAAREDMLLASTLSGVCLANAGLGIAHGFASGMGAVYDAPHGKICAILLPLAIRFNRCACFPKMVAVAERIVPEKGLPPNEIVDRALAEIEEMNKAFGIPTNFAEWKISDADLPVLARKSMGNSMGGNPSPVTESIAEVLLKSMR, from the coding sequence ATGAATAAGGACAATCTATTGAATTATCAATTTTTCACGCCAACCCGTTTGATTGTTGGTCAGGGACGTTTTGGTGAACTCGGAGATCTCGCTTCGGGGCTGGGCAAACGCGCGTTTGTAGTCGGTTCGGCCTCAGGCAAACAGCAGGGGCTGGTTGAACGCGCCGTCGAGTCGCTGAAAGCCAATTCGGTGCAAACAGAAGTTCATATTAAGCCCGCTGGCGAACCGTCGGTGGCAATGACCGACGCGGCGGCCAATATCGCCCGCAAGGCGAAATGCGACATGGTGGTCTCTATCGGCGGCGGATCAGTCATTGACCTGGGCAAAGCCGTCGCCGGGCTGGCAACCAACAGCGGCAGCGTGAAAGATTACCTCGAAGGCGTGGGCGACGGGCGAACTCCCGGCAATGATGCGCTGCCTCAAGTCGCCGTCCCGACGACGGCGGGGACAGGCGCGGAAGTGACCCGCAACGCGGTGATATCCAGCAAAGAAGAGCAATTTAAAAAAAGCTTTCGCAGCCCGACGCTATACCCCAAAATTGCGATTCTTGATGCAGAACTGACGGTCTCGTTGCCGCCGCAGGCGACCGCGTATAGCGGCATGGATGCGATTACTCAATTGGTTGAATCCATCCTCACCCGGCGTTCGAACCCGATCACTGACGCGCTGGCGTTGTTTGGCCTCGAAAAAGCCATTGGCGCGATTCGGCGTGTGGTGAAAGACGGCGGCGACCTCGCTGCGCGTGAAGACATGCTGCTCGCCAGTACGCTGAGCGGCGTTTGTCTGGCGAATGCAGGGCTGGGGATCGCGCATGGGTTTGCGTCTGGCATGGGCGCTGTCTATGACGCGCCGCATGGCAAAATCTGCGCGATTCTGCTGCCGCTGGCGATTCGGTTTAACCGCTGCGCTTGTTTCCCGAAGATGGTGGCGGTGGCTGAGCGCATTGTTCCCGAAAAGGGCCTGCCGCCGAACGAAATTGTTGACCGTGCATTGGCGGAAATTGAAGAAATGAACAAGGCGTTCGGTATCCCAACCAATTTTGCTGAATGGAAAATATCGGACGCTGACCTCCCGGTATTGGCGCGTAAGTCGATGGGCAACAGCATGGGCGGCAACCCCAGCCCGGTGACGGAATCAATCGCAGAAGTCTTGTTAAAATCAATGCGATGA
- a CDS encoding UvrB/UvrC motif-containing protein — translation MICEICKKKQAKLHITQVKENQKLTIHICHDCAQENGVSGPSINTSFSIESHMTGAPQLHEASAEPSRDENLHKTCSQCGLSYSAFKESGRLGCSMCYEVFAEQLKPLLQKVQKDFTHKGKAPRSGNEALTLKRTISDLRLQLKDAVRQEQFELAAQLRDQIRGMEGELSNAPE, via the coding sequence ATGATTTGTGAAATCTGTAAAAAAAAGCAGGCCAAACTGCATATTACCCAGGTCAAAGAAAACCAAAAACTGACCATACATATTTGCCATGATTGCGCGCAGGAAAACGGCGTCTCCGGCCCCTCGATTAACACCTCATTTTCTATCGAGTCGCACATGACCGGAGCGCCGCAACTGCATGAAGCCAGCGCTGAGCCGTCCCGCGACGAAAATTTGCACAAAACCTGCTCGCAATGCGGACTCTCATACAGCGCATTTAAAGAAAGCGGGCGCTTGGGCTGCTCCATGTGTTATGAGGTGTTTGCTGAACAACTCAAACCATTGCTGCAGAAAGTCCAAAAAGATTTTACCCATAAAGGCAAGGCGCCGCGCTCAGGCAATGAAGCCCTGACCTTGAAACGGACCATCTCCGACTTGCGTTTGCAATTGAAAGACGCGGTCAGGCAGGAACAGTTTGAACTCGCCGCCCAATTGCGCGATCAGATTCGCGGGATGGAAGGCGAGTTGTCGAATGCGCCGGAGTAA
- a CDS encoding bifunctional phosphoglucose/phosphomannose isomerase yields the protein MDRILDDPATPQKFDPTGMIQWIENFHEQCAEGVSIARAFDMPNMQGIQNVVVCGMGGSAIGGDLMRSYASSIALAPIEVVRSYQLPRYANENTLLVASSYSGNTEETLSAYEQAKACGAKILGISTGGQLAQRCQQDGHPCIITKGGMSPRAALGYSFMPLLVAFERLGLVENQSQAIESTLAILKESSQQFRYNSPFENNFAKQLSKALYGSIPVIYAGQNAFEPIAARWRAQINENAKTFAHNMVVPEMNHNEILGWKNPKPSILKKLHVVYLLDQGYHPQTLRRFDVMKKIIEPSAHGVSVVQSKGDSLLARMFYTISVGDFASCYLAYFYKEDPTPIPAIDFLKAELAKVD from the coding sequence ATGGACCGGATTCTCGACGATCCCGCAACGCCGCAAAAATTTGACCCGACTGGCATGATCCAATGGATCGAGAATTTTCACGAACAATGCGCTGAAGGCGTCTCGATCGCGCGCGCGTTCGACATGCCGAACATGCAGGGCATCCAAAACGTGGTGGTCTGCGGCATGGGCGGTTCCGCCATCGGCGGCGACCTGATGCGGTCGTATGCGTCATCAATTGCGCTGGCGCCTATCGAGGTTGTACGCAGTTATCAACTGCCGCGCTACGCCAACGAAAACACGCTGCTGGTTGCGAGTTCGTACTCCGGCAATACTGAAGAAACCCTCTCAGCCTATGAACAAGCCAAAGCCTGCGGCGCCAAAATTCTCGGCATCAGCACTGGCGGCCAACTGGCGCAGCGCTGTCAGCAAGACGGCCATCCTTGCATCATCACCAAAGGCGGCATGTCGCCCCGCGCAGCGCTGGGGTATTCGTTCATGCCGCTGCTGGTTGCGTTTGAGCGCTTGGGCCTCGTTGAAAACCAGTCGCAGGCGATTGAGTCTACGCTGGCGATCCTGAAAGAATCATCGCAGCAGTTTCGCTATAACTCTCCGTTTGAAAATAATTTCGCTAAGCAATTATCGAAAGCGCTTTATGGTTCGATTCCTGTGATTTACGCCGGGCAAAACGCGTTCGAGCCGATTGCCGCTCGCTGGCGGGCGCAGATCAACGAGAACGCCAAGACCTTCGCGCACAACATGGTTGTACCGGAGATGAACCACAACGAAATTCTGGGATGGAAAAATCCCAAACCCAGCATCCTCAAAAAATTGCATGTGGTGTACTTGCTCGACCAGGGCTATCACCCGCAAACCCTGCGGCGCTTTGACGTGATGAAGAAGATCATTGAGCCATCGGCGCACGGCGTTTCGGTGGTGCAATCGAAGGGCGACTCATTACTGGCGCGAATGTTTTACACGATTAGCGTCGGCGACTTCGCCAGCTGCTATCTCGCCTATTTCTATAAAGAAGACCCGACGCCGATTCCTGCGATTGATTTTCTCAAAGCCGAATTGGCGAAAGTGGATTAA
- a CDS encoding glycosyltransferase family 4 protein, with translation MDIAIVHPFDPWGEKAGGVETLVRLMLAHAPQNANVSVIGVSEDVSARPCERWLALDWNGRPISFYGLFHEGDANRRKRVPLSFRFAWALRSVRFEMNDALCIYHRPEPLAMGRIQGRRNVLAFHSDPNQWVSAASEVKWKHAPWLYRLVEARAVAKADALLGVNAVCVETLQERYPRRAGDIRRVPTTYRDDIFSPILSQQREDLRSRLAGEYQLNPNAKWVLFAGRLEAQKDPLLALESFARAKQSAQDVALQLIIIGQGSLVDALKRKAFEMKISDSVFLLGTQRQPCVADWMRAADVFLMTSAFEGFPIALLEAYACGLAAVASDAGDVSEVLQHGKSGEVVYQQNADDYAAALLRVLAMERESTAAQCVAAVGPYRPESVIQQWLQI, from the coding sequence ATGGACATTGCTATCGTCCATCCGTTCGACCCCTGGGGCGAAAAGGCGGGCGGCGTCGAGACGCTGGTTCGGCTGATGCTGGCCCATGCGCCTCAAAACGCGAACGTCTCCGTTATCGGCGTCAGTGAAGATGTATCCGCGCGGCCTTGCGAGCGATGGCTGGCGCTGGATTGGAACGGGCGCCCGATTTCATTTTACGGCTTATTTCATGAAGGCGACGCCAACCGGCGAAAGCGCGTCCCGCTTTCGTTTCGCTTCGCCTGGGCGCTGCGAAGTGTTCGTTTTGAAATGAATGACGCGCTGTGTATCTATCATCGCCCCGAGCCGTTGGCGATGGGCCGTATTCAGGGACGACGCAATGTTCTCGCGTTTCATTCCGACCCCAACCAATGGGTGAGCGCCGCCTCGGAAGTCAAATGGAAACACGCGCCCTGGCTCTATCGACTGGTCGAAGCCCGCGCCGTCGCAAAAGCAGACGCGCTCTTGGGCGTGAACGCGGTTTGCGTCGAAACCTTGCAAGAGCGTTACCCAAGACGCGCAGGCGATATCCGCCGGGTTCCAACCACATACCGCGATGATATTTTTTCCCCCATCTTGTCACAACAACGCGAGGATTTGCGTTCACGTCTCGCGGGCGAATATCAACTCAACCCAAATGCGAAGTGGGTGTTGTTCGCCGGGCGCCTGGAAGCGCAAAAGGACCCATTGCTTGCATTGGAATCATTCGCGCGGGCGAAGCAGTCGGCTCAAGATGTTGCGTTGCAACTTATCATCATCGGTCAAGGAAGTTTGGTTGATGCTCTCAAACGAAAAGCGTTTGAGATGAAAATCAGCGATAGCGTTTTTTTATTGGGAACGCAGCGGCAACCCTGTGTCGCCGATTGGATGCGCGCTGCCGATGTGTTTCTGATGACCTCGGCTTTCGAGGGGTTTCCGATTGCGTTGTTAGAGGCGTACGCCTGCGGTTTGGCTGCTGTTGCGAGCGACGCGGGCGATGTGAGTGAAGTCTTGCAGCACGGCAAAAGCGGCGAGGTAGTTTATCAGCAAAACGCGGATGATTACGCTGCTGCGTTATTGCGCGTACTTGCAATGGAGCGTGAATCAACTGCTGCGCAATGCGTCGCTGCGGTTGGACCCTATAGGCCTGAATCTGTTATTCAACAGTGGCTTCAAATCTAA
- a CDS encoding GTPase domain-containing protein: MKIDSLRAQLAAINTRLSEMTGREEVNLSYQTGESSADMLFLYGVLGGKDVGKTSMINLLAGARISIDSDLIDEGTKTCVAYCHQNDLEHLRKRVNADLSGSIEFASHQRDELRNVVLIDFPDFDSRFDDHLEEVRRLGPFLQGIVWITSPRKYADHEFLDRLETVAQSHENLYMVLNKVDQLDGKAGLDAIREEVLSVIQYGCERAGLPPIGKGRIWLTSALYPDRFEFNDLYQRLVRVHSAEEIARAKAQNLKSEFEKNIQRIQRQFAIDDRIETIDQALEYIQIQTSEHFSEAYFNAVRQRVLSLEPVNRRISAGVFYQRIDHWPILRTLFYPLSGLVSFIGGRFTFTPKSSDWAESPLDLLRHDGESAAVKLQSIQSGLQTRYPKTLDAQPLPTDLSHFLERRFNALLRLYEDRVVERLSSDFQAPGALMKTLIFLPLVWFPFMQPVLLHLFQDETAWLSFSGVFEFGALLISLFGAGALLESLIFLILFYFLWLMALYARGTRKILMTGDETLRDVWYEDWLPSLIEFFESPLQKRRAQWVDISAQIEEIERDIDGEANRLS, from the coding sequence ATGAAGATTGATTCCCTTCGCGCCCAACTGGCAGCCATCAATACGCGCCTGTCTGAAATGACGGGACGCGAAGAAGTGAACTTGTCGTATCAGACCGGCGAGTCGAGCGCCGACATGCTGTTTTTGTACGGCGTGTTAGGCGGCAAAGATGTCGGCAAGACCTCGATGATTAACTTGCTCGCCGGGGCGCGCATCTCCATCGACTCCGACCTGATCGACGAAGGCACCAAGACCTGCGTCGCCTATTGCCACCAAAACGACCTCGAACATCTGCGCAAGCGCGTCAATGCGGATTTGAGCGGCAGCATCGAATTCGCCTCGCACCAGCGCGATGAATTGCGCAACGTGGTGTTGATCGACTTCCCGGATTTCGACAGCCGCTTCGACGACCACCTCGAAGAAGTGCGCAGGCTGGGGCCGTTTCTACAGGGCATCGTCTGGATCACCAGCCCGCGCAAGTACGCCGACCATGAGTTTCTCGACCGTCTCGAAACCGTCGCGCAAAGCCATGAGAACCTCTACATGGTGCTCAACAAAGTCGACCAACTCGACGGCAAAGCCGGGCTGGACGCCATTCGAGAGGAAGTGCTCTCCGTCATTCAATACGGCTGCGAACGCGCCGGGCTGCCGCCCATCGGCAAAGGGCGCATCTGGCTGACCTCGGCGCTCTATCCCGACCGCTTTGAATTCAACGACCTCTACCAGCGGCTGGTGCGAGTGCATTCCGCCGAAGAAATCGCGCGGGCCAAGGCGCAGAACCTGAAGTCGGAATTCGAGAAAAATATCCAGCGCATCCAGCGGCAATTCGCCATCGACGACCGCATCGAAACCATCGACCAGGCGTTGGAGTACATTCAAATTCAAACCAGCGAACATTTTTCCGAGGCGTATTTCAACGCCGTGCGCCAGCGCGTGCTTTCGCTGGAACCAGTCAACCGCCGCATCAGCGCCGGGGTGTTTTATCAACGCATCGACCATTGGCCCATCTTACGGACGCTGTTTTATCCGCTGTCGGGGCTGGTTTCGTTCATTGGCGGGCGCTTTACCTTCACCCCCAAGTCGTCCGACTGGGCGGAATCACCGCTTGACCTCTTGCGCCATGACGGCGAGTCAGCAGCCGTTAAACTGCAATCCATTCAATCGGGCCTGCAAACCCGCTATCCCAAGACGCTCGACGCGCAGCCGCTGCCGACTGACCTCTCGCATTTTTTAGAACGCCGGTTTAACGCGCTACTGCGGCTTTACGAAGACCGCGTGGTCGAACGCCTCTCCAGCGACTTTCAAGCGCCGGGCGCCCTGATGAAAACGCTGATCTTCTTGCCGCTGGTCTGGTTCCCGTTCATGCAACCAGTCTTATTGCATCTGTTCCAAGACGAAACCGCTTGGTTGTCGTTTAGCGGCGTGTTTGAGTTTGGCGCGTTACTCATCTCGCTGTTCGGTGCGGGGGCGCTGTTGGAAAGCCTCATCTTCCTGATTTTGTTCTATTTCTTATGGCTGATGGCGCTCTATGCGCGCGGGACCCGTAAGATTTTGATGACCGGAGACGAGACCCTACGTGACGTCTGGTATGAAGATTGGCTGCCGTCGCTGATTGAATTCTTTGAATCTCCCTTACAGAAACGCCGTGCGCAATGGGTGGATATTTCAGCGCAAATCGAAGAGATTGAGCGAGATATTGACGGCGAAGCCAATCGTTTGTCGTAA
- the ilvE gene encoding branched-chain-amino-acid transaminase, protein MTIPAISINGEDRSKETATVSVFDHGFLYGDGVFEGIRISKGVIFRGERHMKRLFRSAKVIDLDPRWAPEQFLNEISRLARHWSETNQIDITQTEDPLYVRLIISRGDGDLGMDPRKCPTSKIIVIVDQIKLYPKEYYEDGLMLITSAFRRNTADSTPPQVKSLNYLNNIMAKLEANRAGAAEAIFLNHQSNVVEATADNLFIIREGVVYTPPISDGALPGINREVVIELAPKIGLECKETHITLYDLYSADECLLTGTAARVVPVTTIDGRSIGDGLPGPVTKRIMEACTELCCTDGVNVFSEAAV, encoded by the coding sequence ATGACGATACCAGCAATATCAATCAATGGTGAAGACCGCAGCAAAGAAACCGCTACGGTCTCTGTGTTCGATCATGGATTTTTGTACGGCGACGGCGTGTTTGAGGGAATTCGCATTTCCAAAGGCGTCATTTTTCGCGGCGAACGCCACATGAAGCGCCTGTTTCGTTCCGCCAAGGTGATTGACCTTGATCCCCGTTGGGCGCCGGAACAATTTCTGAACGAAATATCCCGATTGGCGCGCCATTGGAGCGAGACCAATCAGATTGATATTACCCAAACCGAAGACCCGCTCTATGTTCGCCTCATTATTAGCCGGGGCGACGGCGATTTGGGCATGGACCCGCGAAAATGCCCGACCTCGAAAATCATCGTTATCGTTGATCAAATAAAACTCTATCCCAAAGAGTATTATGAAGACGGCTTGATGTTGATTACTTCGGCGTTTCGGCGCAATACGGCGGATTCGACCCCGCCGCAAGTCAAATCGCTCAACTATTTAAATAACATCATGGCGAAGCTCGAGGCCAACCGCGCTGGCGCCGCCGAAGCCATCTTCTTGAACCACCAAAGCAATGTGGTCGAAGCGACAGCCGACAATCTGTTCATTATTCGTGAAGGGGTTGTCTATACGCCGCCGATCAGCGACGGCGCCCTGCCGGGCATCAATCGCGAGGTTGTGATTGAATTGGCGCCGAAAATTGGCCTTGAATGCAAAGAAACTCATATCACGTTGTATGATCTATATAGTGCGGATGAATGCCTGCTGACCGGCACCGCCGCGCGAGTGGTCCCTGTGACGACAATCGACGGGCGTTCGATCGGCGACGGATTGCCCGGCCCGGTCACCAAACGCATCATGGAAGCGTGCACCGAATTGTGTTGTACCGACGGCGTGAATGTGTTTTCTGAAGCGGCGGTATGA
- a CDS encoding O-antigen ligase family protein, which translates to MRRIVEWAMLVVLMVRPALDVFTGVSLGGVWKVNPAALTGLVMLALGAMWFAVASLDSRRAVLRSKLLQGFTVWWLLLLVPWVFLPYVSGGPGGAAGVREWLRLASTVPVIVLAISLSGQSKTAWGIRAILFSFALPALFGAYQLVAQSGASIQGFHRIHGTFVHPNPYSFYLICVIAVAYWQWRCAVKPWFWSGFIFAALVLLLATFSLTGFVMFAVWLAVVAWFEGRAARLGVIALGCILVAGVLATDTGRARLAGLAQWDDLDEIERTQRETGSHTWRLLNWRYLYREWKQQPILGYGLASSPMVNPNINVLGGGVGHDPHNDYVRYLVETGAVGLVLWLAFLVWTGRVLWNALRRANAPPQRRGALIALALFAAWAVGGLNDNLITATSYQYILWAIFALFSEPREAE; encoded by the coding sequence ATGCGACGCATAGTTGAATGGGCGATGCTGGTCGTGCTCATGGTTCGCCCTGCACTCGACGTGTTTACGGGCGTCTCGTTGGGCGGCGTGTGGAAGGTGAACCCCGCTGCGCTGACGGGGTTAGTTATGCTCGCGCTGGGCGCAATGTGGTTTGCCGTCGCGTCGTTAGACTCGCGCCGCGCCGTCTTGCGAAGCAAACTGCTTCAAGGCTTTACGGTGTGGTGGTTGTTGCTGTTGGTACCGTGGGTGTTCTTGCCCTATGTGTCCGGCGGCCCCGGTGGAGCGGCGGGCGTTCGCGAGTGGTTGCGCCTCGCCAGTACGGTTCCCGTCATTGTGCTGGCAATTTCGCTCTCCGGTCAATCAAAAACAGCATGGGGAATTCGCGCGATCTTGTTTTCGTTTGCGCTGCCTGCGTTGTTCGGGGCCTATCAATTGGTCGCGCAGTCCGGCGCGTCCATTCAAGGCTTTCACCGTATCCACGGGACGTTTGTTCACCCCAACCCCTATTCGTTTTATCTGATCTGCGTCATTGCCGTCGCCTATTGGCAATGGCGATGCGCCGTCAAACCGTGGTTCTGGAGCGGCTTCATTTTCGCTGCTCTGGTTTTGCTGCTCGCGACGTTTAGTTTAACCGGCTTTGTGATGTTCGCCGTCTGGCTGGCCGTCGTCGCGTGGTTTGAGGGCCGCGCCGCGCGCCTGGGCGTGATCGCGCTGGGGTGCATTCTGGTTGCGGGCGTACTCGCGACCGACACCGGACGCGCCCGCCTGGCTGGATTGGCGCAATGGGACGATCTTGATGAAATTGAACGTACGCAACGCGAGACCGGCTCGCATACATGGCGTCTGCTCAACTGGCGCTATCTCTATCGCGAATGGAAACAGCAGCCAATTCTCGGCTATGGGCTTGCCAGCTCGCCCATGGTGAATCCGAACATTAACGTACTCGGCGGCGGGGTGGGGCATGATCCGCACAATGATTACGTTCGTTATTTAGTTGAAACCGGCGCCGTCGGTCTCGTGCTGTGGCTGGCGTTTCTGGTGTGGACGGGGCGGGTGTTATGGAACGCGCTGCGTCGCGCAAATGCGCCGCCGCAACGGCGCGGCGCCTTGATTGCCCTTGCGCTGTTCGCCGCCTGGGCGGTTGGCGGCCTGAACGACAATTTGATTACCGCAACGTCGTATCAATATATTCTTTGGGCTATCTTTGCCCTGTTTTCAGAACCACGCGAGGCTGAGTGA
- a CDS encoding protein arginine kinase translates to MTELPKRYINECGWLKSGDPENDLVVSSRIRLARNIEGLPFSQWASSSDLRRITEQSLSAIRASEGLANADVFHMEELDAVDRSFMAERYLISREFAKSGIERFVAVHPQETASVMINEEDHLRVQVLMAGSNLRRAWDFISRVDCELEQNIEFSFSNTFGYLTACPTNLGTGIRCSVMVHLPALVFSRKIEKVLNAVTQIGLTVRGLAGEGSEISGNLFQISNQWTLGISEEETIEKIEKILQQILQQERSEEAAMIDRGRNELEDKVWRAYAALRYARVMNSSEAVDLLSTLRLGRSLGVLDAPSIGSINEMLILMRPAHLQKRADRVLKTNERDEYRAEYVRDWIDGNVH, encoded by the coding sequence ATGACCGAACTTCCGAAGCGATATATAAATGAATGCGGGTGGTTGAAATCCGGCGACCCGGAAAACGACCTTGTCGTCAGTAGCCGCATTCGACTGGCGCGAAACATTGAAGGCCTGCCATTTTCGCAATGGGCGTCGTCTTCCGATCTGCGCCGTATTACCGAGCAATCGCTCAGCGCCATCCGCGCCAGCGAGGGCTTGGCGAATGCGGACGTTTTCCACATGGAAGAACTCGACGCCGTCGACCGCAGTTTTATGGCGGAACGCTATTTGATTAGCCGTGAATTCGCCAAAAGCGGCATCGAGCGCTTCGTGGCGGTGCATCCGCAAGAAACCGCCAGCGTGATGATTAATGAAGAAGACCATCTGCGCGTACAAGTGTTAATGGCCGGGTCAAATTTGCGCCGCGCGTGGGATTTCATCAGCCGTGTAGATTGTGAACTCGAACAGAATATCGAATTTTCGTTCTCGAATACATTTGGCTATTTGACCGCGTGCCCGACCAACCTCGGTACCGGCATTCGCTGTTCGGTGATGGTCCATTTGCCCGCGTTGGTGTTTTCGCGCAAAATCGAAAAAGTCTTGAACGCCGTGACCCAGATTGGGTTGACAGTGCGCGGTCTCGCAGGCGAAGGCAGCGAAATCAGCGGCAACTTGTTTCAAATTTCCAACCAATGGACGCTGGGGATTTCCGAAGAGGAAACGATTGAGAAGATCGAAAAAATCCTTCAGCAAATTCTTCAACAAGAGCGCTCCGAAGAAGCCGCGATGATCGACCGGGGACGCAATGAACTCGAAGACAAAGTGTGGCGCGCGTACGCCGCCTTGCGGTATGCGCGGGTGATGAACTCAAGCGAAGCGGTCGATCTGCTCTCGACGTTGCGGCTGGGGCGTTCGCTGGGCGTGTTGGATGCGCCGTCCATTGGAAGCATCAATGAAATGTTGATTTTAATGCGGCCCGCGCACCTGCAAAAACGCGCCGACCGCGTCTTGAAAACCAATGAGCGAGACGAATATCGCGCTGAGTACGTCCGTGATTGGATCGACGGAAACGTCCATTAG